A single window of Anomaloglossus baeobatrachus isolate aAnoBae1 chromosome 5, aAnoBae1.hap1, whole genome shotgun sequence DNA harbors:
- the LOC142310725 gene encoding C-type lectin domain family 2 member A-like isoform X1: MGVYEDDGVLEQNMMDINMGANAEYNKPWKLMILAQKNKAANAEYNKPVKLMTPAQKNKAERLLIAALILVIIGLISALIIVCTSNNEIRNQKSAPCDVDWIWYRGKCYYFSTEPDTWNNSEKFCNSHNSSLAIIENEEELDFLFRYRGTDNHWIGIRRTDDNTAWTWTNGTLYNESLFKIRRSSPENVEYAYLNSKNVGSDGGNFDFKWICKN; encoded by the exons ATGGGGGTCTATGAAGATGATGGAGTTCTAGAACAGAACATGATGGACATAAATATGGGAG CTAATGCAGAATATAATAAACCTTGGAAGCTGATGATTCTTGCCCAGAAGAATAAAGCAG CTAATGCAGAATATAATAAACCTGTGAAGCTGATGACTCCCGCCCAGAAGAATAAAGCAG AGCGTCTTCTGATTGCTGCTCTCATATTGGTGATAATCGGATTAATATCAGCTCTCATCATTGTCTGTACTTCTA ATAATGAAATCAGGAACCAGAAATCTGCTCCATGTGATGTTGATTGGATCTGGTATCGGGGAAAGTGTTATTACTTCTCTACAGAACCGGATACCTGGAACAACAGCGAGAAATTTTGTAACTCACATAATTCATCACTGGCGATTATAGAAAATGAAGAGGAACTG GATTTTCTCTTCCGGTATAGGGGTACAGACAATCACTGGATCGGTATAAGACGCACAGATGATAACACTGCCTGGACCTGGACTAATGGAACATTATATAATGAAAGCTT GTTTAAAATCAGAAGATCGTCACCTGAAAACGTTGAATATGCTTATCTGAATTCTAAAAATGTGGGAAGTGACGGAGGAAATTTTGATTTTAAATGGATTTGTAAGAACTGA
- the LOC142310725 gene encoding C-type lectin domain family 2 member A-like isoform X2, which translates to MGVYEDDDVLEQNMMDIKKAANAEYNKPVKLMTPAQKNKAERLLIAALILVIIGLISALIIVCTSNNEIRNQKSAPCDVDWIWYRGKCYYFSTEPDTWNNSEKFCNSHNSSLAIIENEEELDFLFRYRGTDNHWIGIRRTDDNTAWTWTNGTLYNESLFKIRRSSPENVEYAYLNSKNVGSDGGNFDFKWICKN; encoded by the exons ATGGGGGTCTATgaagatgatgacgttctagaacaGAACATGATGGACATAAAGAAGGCAG CTAATGCAGAATATAATAAACCTGTGAAGCTGATGACTCCCGCCCAGAAGAATAAAGCAG AGCGTCTTCTGATTGCTGCTCTCATATTGGTGATAATCGGATTAATATCAGCTCTCATCATTGTCTGTACTTCTA ATAATGAAATCAGGAACCAGAAATCTGCTCCATGTGATGTTGATTGGATCTGGTATCGGGGAAAGTGTTATTACTTCTCTACAGAACCGGATACCTGGAACAACAGCGAGAAATTTTGTAACTCACATAATTCATCACTGGCGATTATAGAAAATGAAGAGGAACTG GATTTTCTCTTCCGGTATAGGGGTACAGACAATCACTGGATCGGTATAAGACGCACAGATGATAACACTGCCTGGACCTGGACTAATGGAACATTATATAATGAAAGCTT GTTTAAAATCAGAAGATCGTCACCTGAAAACGTTGAATATGCTTATCTGAATTCTAAAAATGTGGGAAGTGACGGAGGAAATTTTGATTTTAAATGGATTTGTAAGAACTGA
- the LOC142310725 gene encoding C-type lectin domain family 2 member L-like isoform X3 — MGVYEDDGVLEQNMMDINMGANAEYNKPWKLMILAQKNKAANAEYNKPVKLMTPAQKNKAERLLIAALILVIIGLISALIIVCTSNNEIRNQKSAPCDVDWIWYRGKCYYFSTEPDTWNNSEKFCNSHNSSLAIIENEEELGYRQSLDRYKTHR; from the exons ATGGGGGTCTATGAAGATGATGGAGTTCTAGAACAGAACATGATGGACATAAATATGGGAG CTAATGCAGAATATAATAAACCTTGGAAGCTGATGATTCTTGCCCAGAAGAATAAAGCAG CTAATGCAGAATATAATAAACCTGTGAAGCTGATGACTCCCGCCCAGAAGAATAAAGCAG AGCGTCTTCTGATTGCTGCTCTCATATTGGTGATAATCGGATTAATATCAGCTCTCATCATTGTCTGTACTTCTA ATAATGAAATCAGGAACCAGAAATCTGCTCCATGTGATGTTGATTGGATCTGGTATCGGGGAAAGTGTTATTACTTCTCTACAGAACCGGATACCTGGAACAACAGCGAGAAATTTTGTAACTCACATAATTCATCACTGGCGATTATAGAAAATGAAGAGGAACTG GGGTACAGACAATCACTGGATCGGTATAAGACGCACAGATGA